TTAAAGAATTGTACTATGATTTCTTTGAAAGTTATGTTTATGTATAGTAAAATATCTAAACCATTAATTACTTAGACTGTTATAATTACTTCACAGGAGGTGCACAATGAATGCAGAAGGCGAGGGAATAAGTCCTGAAAAGATACTTGAGTCTGTGTTTGATCTGGTCAGGAACTTCACAAAGTTCTTTTCTTTCACCATAGAGGCCGAAGAGATGAAGACAATCGAGCTCTATATCCTTTTGTTTGTTGCGCTCAAAGGGCCCCGGAGCATGTCCTCACTTGCGAAGGAGTACTCGATGACAAAGAGCAATATCACCGTTCTTGTGGACGATATGGAGAACAAGGGCTATCTTGCCCGTGTCCGTTCTGAAGAAGATAGACGGGTGATAATGATTACACTAACCGAGCGTGGCAAGGCTTTCTTTGAAAGCTTTTTGGCGAACTTTTCCAAGTTGATCTCCACGTTCATAAAGAAAGTTGGTTCCGAAGACCTTGCGATAATCACCGAAGGGTTCGAAAGAATCACTCGGATCGTCATAGACGAAGAACTCGTGAATTCCGATGAAGGGAGCAGAGTTGATAAGTCATGATACTAGTAACCGGTTCTACGGGGCATGTAGGCAACCTTCTCGTCAGAGAGCTTGTCAACCACGGTGAAAGTGTGAGGGCTGCTGCTCTGCCCGGTGAAGACACCTCGATGATCGAGCAGGAGGGAGTGGAGATACTCCATGGCGATATACGCGACAGGGAGTTTGTGGTCAGAGCCTGTGAAGGAATCGATACAGTCTATCATCTTGCCGCGCTCATATCCATAATGCCCAACATGAAGAAACAGGTGAGAAGCGTCAACGTAGGCGGCACGGAAAACGTGATTCACGCGTGCAAGGTTCAGCGGGTGAGAAGGATGATCTATACAAGCTCTATTCATGCCTTCACCGAGCTGGAGCCGGGAAGCACAATAGATGAAAACGTGCCGTTCAATCCGGCCCGCACTAGCGGGGTCTACGGGAAATCCAAGGCCGAGGCCGTGCTGAGCGTACTAACTGCAGCCAGGGAAGGTCTGGACGCAGTCGTGCTCTGCCCTACGGGAATCATAGGACCTTTCGACTACAAGCTTTCCGAAATGGGAAACATGATAAGGCTCTTCGCAAGCGGTAAGTTGAGAGTCGGGATCGATGGCTCTTTCGACTTCGTCGATGTCCGCGATGTGGTGAGTTCGGAGATCGCAGCTTCGAAAGTGGCAAAGCCTGGCGAGGTCTACATTCTCGGCGGAGAGTGCGTAACGATACAGGAGCTTACGGACATGCTGCACCATATAACCGGTAGAAAGAAAACCTACACCTTCTTGAAAAGTACTAGCGCTTACGTCCTTTCGGCCCTGAGCACACTGTATTACATGATCTCGAAGACCAAAGCCTGTTTCACCCCTTATACAGTACACACACTCACCAGAAACTACAAATATTCTCACGAGAAAGCTACGAAAGTATTGGGCCACAATCCCAGAAAGGTCCCGGAATCGTTAAGGGACGCCGTCGAATGGCTATCCGAGTACGGCACGATAAAACTGCGGTGAAAGCTCAATTCGGCAGGTCAGATGTAGATCATCCCACCTGGCAAACTCCAGTCTTATCTATTATTCAATGCACGAGAACCCATTCTTGAAAAGAAGAAAAAGCTTCTGAATATCTTTCTCTGATTCCTTTTCGTCTATCCTGTTGAGCTGAACCAAAGCACCCCTGAATGAGACGTTCATCCGACGCTGTGCGCCCAGGTTCTTGGTCTGAGGGGATGTAAGAGGCAGAGGGAAGAGGTTGGAAGAGCGGGAAGATCTTGATCTTCTTACCTCTAACCTCATTCCTGTCGCCTCTATAGGGTTTAGAGAGCGCGCGATACGGGCCAGATGAGACCCCTCAGAATCCCTGAACAGGAACCCCAAACAGAAGCATATTGGGGCAGGCTCTACTGGATGACAAGGTGAAGGGCTTCCTGAACATCCACAGTTATATTGGGAGGCTTCCTGAACATCCATTATAATGAGGTTATCAGCCGACGACCCTCATTGTCTTGTTCCAAACGCAATTGGCAAGTTCTATAGAATCTCCGTGAGGCGATACCATTCAGGATCTGAAAATATGCAAAAATTGCGAAGAAGCCTTTACTTAATTATGATCAAGTCTAACTAAGCTCTTCGCTACATCGAATAGCTCTTTGCTTTTTACTTTCAGAGATTGCTTGACTTCTTTCCAGGTAAGGACTGCTCCTAATGGATCTGGGGAGTCCTCTACATCATTGAAAAAGGCTACAGCCCTTACTATATGGTACAGATCGACTTCTCTACCATACTTCTTGACAAAAGCTTGAAGAACTCTTTCCGAAGACTCTCTCTTCAGGATTTCTGCGAGATCAAAGTAGTCCTTTTTCTCTGCTCTTGCGGCGATAGCGCTAAGCTTCATGGCGGCGATATCGATTACCGAAGCCACATCCAGAGACCCATACTTGTTGAAAGGTTCAATTAGTGCATAATGGTATTCAAAAAAGCTTGCTCGAACACCGTCAATTTCAGCTTCAAGGGTCCCTGTCTGAACCCTTACTTTCTCCACCAAAACACCAAACTGCTTCAAATACTCCAGCAATACTTCTGGCCAATAAGGCTGAGCTGTAAAGAAATCCAGATCGAAACTCACACGGTGTTCATAGTACATCGCCAGAGCCGTGCCCCCTGCAAGATAAAAATCAGTGAGTTTACTCTCAAGAATATTTAGAAGATTCAGCGTCTTTGATGAGAGTTTTCCGCTTCTAAGCATCTAATTATCTCCGATCTAGGAATATTCAGAATAAGGCTCCAGAAATTTGCGGTCGCCCTGCCGATTATTCTGCTTCTTCTAACTACCCCCGCGATCTCGGCTGAGTCATATTCAGAGAGAAGATTGACAACATCCTCCATCGTTCCGTACTCCAGAACCCTGGAGATGATGAAGAACTTGTCCTTCTCCTTATCAAGTTCTCTAACATTTACATCCCAGAAACATGTATTCCGCAAGTTTAGAGCCATATACTTCACCAAATCAATTCTATCATTTCAAGCTTCACAAACCTTCCAACTTCCCTGTAAACCTCCTGCTGTGGAGATCTCTCACAACCGCCATCTCGTAGAGCCTGCCCTGATGTATGCGCCTGTTCAGGGTACCTGCATGGGATGTCGCATGTAAGAAGCGCTATACACTAACAACAAGAACGCGCTGAGCGCTGAAAGGCCCGCTTGAAAAAACGCTGCTTGCTGCTCAAAACAACGTTGTCGGTCATCGGTCCACCGTCCATCGAGAAGACCGATGTCTGACAATCTCTATGCCCTATTTCTGCAACATGCATCTGGAGCATGGACCCGTCCTTGGAAGAGCGGGAGAAAAGCAGTTCTTAGTTCAGACGCTGTGCGTCCAGGTTCTTCGCAAAGAGAGAAGTTCATTATTCTGGTGCTTTGCACAAAAAGTTCTTCGTTCCGACACTTCGTGTCCAAGTTCCTGGTACGAACCGGATCTCGGGTATTGGGTCTCGGGTCTCGTAAGGGCATTGAGAGACGTCCGTCGTCCAACGTCCAAGAGCATGGACCCGTCCTTGGAAAAGCGTTACGAGGCGAGGCCGACTTCGTCGGTAAGTGATGCTGCTGCACAGGAAGTGATGCGCCGAAAGATCACCGGCGAAAGTGATGCTGACGCTTACGCGCCAGGAGGCAAAAAGCGTTAGTCTGCTTACGCAGGACGAAAGGCTGGCGAAGATCAAAGAGACGCTGAGCGCTGAACGCTGGGTAGACCATGGACCCGCTGGGAAGATCAAAGAGACGCTGAAGGCCGTACGCTGGGTAGAGCAAAGCAGCAGGAAGAAAGGTCAACGGTCCACCGTTCTCCGAAGGGAGAGAGCAGTTGCAAGTTCCAAGGTGCAAGTTGCAAGAATTAAAAGAACGGTTATCCTCTTTCGGGGGTGCCTTATCCGAGAAGACCGGAGCCGGAGAGCGAGAAGACGCTTTGAGTTTGAGATGAAGCTCCGCTTCGAGAGAAACCATTCAAAACTATGAATAGCAAAGAGAAGGGAGATCCGCATAGGAGATCTGAATGGGTGCCTGAAACAGAATGCCTGAACAGGCAGTTTTCAGAACAGACTCTACGGGATGACTGTCTTTTCTTACTTCAAGTCATCCTCGTGGTCCAGGCCAGGATCTCGATCTTTGAAACAGTTGCAAGTGACAAGTTGCGAGTTGAATAAGAAACGGTTATCAGTTATCGGTTCGCCGTTCTCCGATAGTATCAAAAGATCGTTCCGGCGCGTTGCGCCCAAGTTCCTCGTTCAGGAGCTAGGAGCTTTGTTCTTGTTTCATAAGAGCGGGAAGGTACGAGATAAAGAGAGAGAAAGAGACAGAGGGGAGAGTTCTCGTCTTCTCGTGAGCGAAGCGAACGGCTCGACATTGCTCTTTCTCGATTGATCTTATCGGAGGACGGGTCCTTGCTCTTGGACGGCTGACGGAGGACTTCTCATCAAAGCGTACAGTGGCTCTTCCAGCGATCAGCGGGTTCACCGTTTTTAAGCGTGCAGCGGATCTTCAGGGCGAGATTTCGTACACGAACACTACGGATGACAGTGTTTATAGTTCGGGAGAGCGAAACATGTCAGAGATAGAAAAAGGCGGGCTACTTCGCCCGCCGGATCGGTTTAGTGTTGAGATTTATTTCTCTCTTGCTTATACAGCCTCTACAAAGTCGCTTTCGAACTGACTGGTGTAAAGCTCGGCGTAGAACCCACCACGTGCAAGAAGTTCTTTGTGGGTTCCCTGTTCGACGATGTCGCCTTCGTTCATGACGAGTATGAGGTCGGCATCTCTTATTGTTGATAGTCTGTGGGCAATCATGAAGCTTGTCCTGTTTTTCATAAGGTTTTTCATGGCTTGCTGTATCAGGGCTTCCGTTCTTGTGTCGACTGAACTTGTTGCTTCGTCGAGTATGAGGACCTTTGGATCTGCCAGGATTGCCCGGGCTATCGTTATCAGCTGCTTCTGGCCTTGCGAGATGTTGCTCTGCTCTTCGTTCAGCACGAGGTTGTAGCCTTCGGGGAGGGTGTGAATGAATGACTCGACATGAGCAGCCTTAGCCGCTGCCAGTACTTCTTCATCTGTTGCGTCAAGCCTTCCGTATTTTATGTTGTCCCAGATGCTGGCGTTGTAGAGCCAGGTGTCCTGGAGCACCATTCCAAAGTTTTCTCTCAGGTCGTGCCGGGTGTAGTCTTTTATGTTGTGGCCGTCCAGGAGTATTTCTCCGGAGGTGACATCGTAAAAGCGCATCAGGAGTTTGACGATTGTCGTTTTTCCCGCTCCCGTGGGTCCGACGATGGCTATATTGTGTCCCTTGTCTACCTCGCAGGAGAAGTTTTTTATGATTGTCTTTTCCGGGACGTATCCGAATCTGACATTTCTGAACTCAACGTGGCCGTGATGATCAACCCCTTTGACGGGGTTCGTTGTCTCTGGTATTTCCTCTTCCTCTTCCAGAAATTCAAAGACTCTCTCTGCTGCCGCAGCCGTCTGCTGGAAGACGTTCATGATATTGGCGATCTGAGCGATAGGCTGAGTGAACGACCTCACATACTGTATGAAGGCCTGGATGTCACCGACCGTGATCATATTTCTGACGGCAAACCAGCCACCCATTATGGTTATGAGGACGTATCCGAGATTGCCCACAAAGGTCATGATAGGCATCATCATACCGGAGAGAAACTGGGATTTCCAGGCGGAGTCGTACAGTTCAGCGTTCAGTTTGTCGAAGGTTTCTATGCTTTTCTCTTCTCCGTTGAAGGCCTTTACGACGACGTGACCACCGTACATCTCCTCTACGTGGCCGTTTACCTTTCCGAGATACTCTTGCTGCTTCTTGAAGTATCTCTGAGACAGCTTAACCACAAAGGCGATGAGTCCCATCGAGACAGGCAGTATTAGCAAGGCTATCAGCGTGAGCTGCCAGCTTATCGTGAACATCATTATGGTGACCCCGACTACTGTCGTGATGGACGTTATGATCTGGCTCAAACTCTGGTTTAGCGTTCTGCTTATGGTGTCGACGTCGTTGGTTACCCTTGACAGGACATCTCCCTGGGAGCTCTTGTCGAAGTATTTGAGGGGAAGCCTGTTTATCTTATGGGAGATTTCCTCCCTGAATTTGTATGTGACCTTCGCAGATATGCCCGACATTATCCATCCCTGGATATACATAAACAGAGCGCTAAGTGCGTACAGTCCGAGAAGAATAAACATGGTTCTAGCTATCGAGTCGAAGTTTATTCCTTCGCCAGTTCCGGTGATCTTGGCCATTATTCCTTCGAAGACTTCCGTTGTCACCGTGCCGAGTATCTTTGGCCCCATGATGGAGAAAAGAGCGCCGGCCGCTGCGAAACAGAACACTATGATTATCAGGATCTGGTACTTCTTAAGGTATTGAACGAGTTTTTTCAGCGTTCCTCTGAAGTCTTTGGCTTTCTCTCCCGCACGCATCATGCCGGGGCCCATCGGACCTCCGCCGCGACCTCGATGACCTCTACCCTTTTCTCTGTTATCACTACTCATGCTAATTCTGCCTCTGAAAGCTGTGATTGTGCGATCTCTCTGTATATCTGACAGCTTTTCATCAGTTCGCGGTGCTTGCCGATTCCAACAAGGTTGCCCTCGTCAAGAACAAGTATCTGATCGGCGTTTTTTATCGTCGCAATTCTCTGGCCGACTATTATCATCGTGCTATCTCCCGTTTCCTGCTTCAGTCTTCTTCTCAGCGCAGCGTCTGTCTTGAAGTCAAGTGCAGAGAAGCTGTCATCGAAGAGGAGTATTTTCGGTTTCTTCAGCAGCGCCCTAGCTATGGAAAGCCTCTGCTTCTGCCCTCCAGATACGTTCGCGCCACCCTGGGAAATGGCTGCGTCATATCCTTCTTCTCTCGCGGTTATGAATTCGTCGGCCTGGGCGATTTCGACAGCCCTTTCAATTTCTTCTTCAGAGGCCGTCTCATTGGCATATCTCAGGTTGGATTCTATGGTTCCGCTGAAGAGTACACCCTTCTGGGGGACGTAGCCTATCTTTTCTCTCAGTTCATGCTGGTTCACTTCCCGGATGTCTATTCCGTCAACAAGCACCTGGCCGCCGCAGACATCGTAGAACCTCGGTATCATGTTCAGCAAAGTCGACTTTCCCGAGCCGGTCGAGCCTATAATCGCCGTCGTCTGTCCGGGAAGGGCTGTGAAGCTTATGTCGTTCAGGATATTTTTCTCGGCTCCCGGGAAACGGTAGCAGACGTTTTTGAACTCGACAGTTCCCTTGAAATCACTGCCGAATTTCTTCGGGTTCTTGGGGTCTTTTATCTGGGGATCAACCTCTAGGATTTCAGAGACTCTACCTGCCGAAACGGAGGCCCTTGGGATCATGATGAACATCATCGTCAACATGAGGAAGGCGAAGATGATCAACATGGCGTATTGTATATAGGCCATCATGTCTCCAACCTGCATCGTCGAAGCCTCTATCTGGTGCGCGCCCACCCAGACGATGAGGAGCATGGTCCCGTTCATAACAAACATCATCGCCGGCATCATCACTACCATCACCCGGTTTACGAATAGGTTGGTTCTTGTGAAGTCCTTGTTCGCGGAGTCGAATCTCTCTTCTTCAAACTTCTGGGTGTTGAAGGCTCTGACGACCATGAGGCCGGAGAGGTGTTCCCTTGTAACGAGATTCAGCCTATCGATAAGCTTCTGCATCTTCTTGAATTTTGGAAGGGCTATGACGAACACGATTCCCACAAGGCCTAGCATTATGATGACGGCGAGCGCTATGATCCAGGACATGGAGGTGCTCTTCTCGAGAGCCCTCATGACTCCTCCGACACCAATGATTGGGGCGTAGAATGCCATTCTAATTATGAGAACAATCACGAGCTGTATCTGGGTAATATCATTTGTCGTTCTAGTTATGAGCGAAGCCGTAGAGAATCTTGCAAATTCAGAGTTCGAGAAGTTTTCGACTTTCTCGAAAACGTCTCTTCTCATCGATCTCGCCGAGGCGGCAGCTATCTTCGAGGCGATGAAGGCGACCATGATGGTACTCAGCGCGCTAAGCAAGGTCACGAGAACCATGACTAAACCGGTGCGGAGCACATAGCCGCTCTGCAACTTTTCGGTGTCCACGCCAAGCTCCTCGTAGATTTCCTTCACGGAAAGTGCACCCGACTGGTTGACGATGTTTTCACCCATGACTTCGACCATGCTGTCAACCTGACTTAGCATTTCGAGCCTCTGGGCCTCCGGCATGAGCCGCAGCAGCAGGAAGACGTTTGCACCTTCGGGGATGTTGAAGCCGTCCGGGGGCGAAAAGGTCCCAGCTGCCCCGGTCATGCCGTTCTTGATTCCAGAATACGCCATGAGGGCTTTGCCGAAGAGCAGATTGAGAGCCTGTCGGTCTTCAATCTCTTCACTTTTCAGGACGTAAACATCTTTGCTCTCCAGCAAAGGGTACTTCTTGAGGTTTTCTTCATAAGTCGCCGAGTCTTTGTTTATAAGATCGTAGTAGCTCAGGACTTGTTGCCTCTCTTCTCCGCTCATGAAAAGCGAGACATTATCGAAGGCCTCTTTGCTTATGGCCTCAGGAATAGCGTCTTCGATACCGCCCTGCTGAATACCGACGTTTACGATATTCGACATGTAATCTGGAAGGGCCAATTCTGCCATTGCCTGAACAAAGAGCAGCGCCACCGCAACGATGATGAAGACAGTATAGGGTTTAAGGTATCTTATAAGTTTGAGCATCAGCTTAGTCCTCTTTCTTCGGATTCTTGCGATTCTTCGAGTATCCTCTCCAGCTTCTCAAGCCCTTGCATGATAGAATCAAGGTCTTCTTCAGTTGCCGTAGACAATGTCCTTCTCATCTTAAGGGCAAAGGCATTGAGCTGTTTCTTCACGGGTTTGCAATACTCTTCCGCAAGACTTATCATAACTATTCGCCTGTCCTCTTCGCTTCTCTTTCTTTTGACGATCTTCTTTTCGACGAGTCTGTCGATTATCCCCGACACCGTGCTGTTTGAGA
The Mesotoga sp. Brook.08.105.5.1 genome window above contains:
- a CDS encoding MarR family transcriptional regulator codes for the protein MNAEGEGISPEKILESVFDLVRNFTKFFSFTIEAEEMKTIELYILLFVALKGPRSMSSLAKEYSMTKSNITVLVDDMENKGYLARVRSEEDRRVIMITLTERGKAFFESFLANFSKLISTFIKKVGSEDLAIITEGFERITRIVIDEELVNSDEGSRVDKS
- a CDS encoding NAD-dependent epimerase/dehydratase family protein, which codes for MILVTGSTGHVGNLLVRELVNHGESVRAAALPGEDTSMIEQEGVEILHGDIRDREFVVRACEGIDTVYHLAALISIMPNMKKQVRSVNVGGTENVIHACKVQRVRRMIYTSSIHAFTELEPGSTIDENVPFNPARTSGVYGKSKAEAVLSVLTAAREGLDAVVLCPTGIIGPFDYKLSEMGNMIRLFASGKLRVGIDGSFDFVDVRDVVSSEIAASKVAKPGEVYILGGECVTIQELTDMLHHITGRKKTYTFLKSTSAYVLSALSTLYYMISKTKACFTPYTVHTLTRNYKYSHEKATKVLGHNPRKVPESLRDAVEWLSEYGTIKLR
- a CDS encoding nucleotidyl transferase AbiEii/AbiGii toxin family protein produces the protein MLRSGKLSSKTLNLLNILESKLTDFYLAGGTALAMYYEHRVSFDLDFFTAQPYWPEVLLEYLKQFGVLVEKVRVQTGTLEAEIDGVRASFFEYHYALIEPFNKYGSLDVASVIDIAAMKLSAIAARAEKKDYFDLAEILKRESSERVLQAFVKKYGREVDLYHIVRAVAFFNDVEDSPDPLGAVLTWKEVKQSLKVKSKELFDVAKSLVRLDHN
- a CDS encoding ABC transporter ATP-binding protein; its protein translation is MSSDNREKGRGHRGRGGGPMGPGMMRAGEKAKDFRGTLKKLVQYLKKYQILIIIVFCFAAAGALFSIMGPKILGTVTTEVFEGIMAKITGTGEGINFDSIARTMFILLGLYALSALFMYIQGWIMSGISAKVTYKFREEISHKINRLPLKYFDKSSQGDVLSRVTNDVDTISRTLNQSLSQIITSITTVVGVTIMMFTISWQLTLIALLILPVSMGLIAFVVKLSQRYFKKQQEYLGKVNGHVEEMYGGHVVVKAFNGEEKSIETFDKLNAELYDSAWKSQFLSGMMMPIMTFVGNLGYVLITIMGGWFAVRNMITVGDIQAFIQYVRSFTQPIAQIANIMNVFQQTAAAAERVFEFLEEEEEIPETTNPVKGVDHHGHVEFRNVRFGYVPEKTIIKNFSCEVDKGHNIAIVGPTGAGKTTIVKLLMRFYDVTSGEILLDGHNIKDYTRHDLRENFGMVLQDTWLYNASIWDNIKYGRLDATDEEVLAAAKAAHVESFIHTLPEGYNLVLNEEQSNISQGQKQLITIARAILADPKVLILDEATSSVDTRTEALIQQAMKNLMKNRTSFMIAHRLSTIRDADLILVMNEGDIVEQGTHKELLARGGFYAELYTSQFESDFVEAV
- a CDS encoding ABC transporter ATP-binding protein gives rise to the protein MLKLIRYLKPYTVFIIVAVALLFVQAMAELALPDYMSNIVNVGIQQGGIEDAIPEAISKEAFDNVSLFMSGEERQQVLSYYDLINKDSATYEENLKKYPLLESKDVYVLKSEEIEDRQALNLLFGKALMAYSGIKNGMTGAAGTFSPPDGFNIPEGANVFLLLRLMPEAQRLEMLSQVDSMVEVMGENIVNQSGALSVKEIYEELGVDTEKLQSGYVLRTGLVMVLVTLLSALSTIMVAFIASKIAAASARSMRRDVFEKVENFSNSEFARFSTASLITRTTNDITQIQLVIVLIIRMAFYAPIIGVGGVMRALEKSTSMSWIIALAVIIMLGLVGIVFVIALPKFKKMQKLIDRLNLVTREHLSGLMVVRAFNTQKFEEERFDSANKDFTRTNLFVNRVMVVMMPAMMFVMNGTMLLIVWVGAHQIEASTMQVGDMMAYIQYAMLIIFAFLMLTMMFIMIPRASVSAGRVSEILEVDPQIKDPKNPKKFGSDFKGTVEFKNVCYRFPGAEKNILNDISFTALPGQTTAIIGSTGSGKSTLLNMIPRFYDVCGGQVLVDGIDIREVNQHELREKIGYVPQKGVLFSGTIESNLRYANETASEEEIERAVEIAQADEFITAREEGYDAAISQGGANVSGGQKQRLSIARALLKKPKILLFDDSFSALDFKTDAALRRRLKQETGDSTMIIVGQRIATIKNADQILVLDEGNLVGIGKHRELMKSCQIYREIAQSQLSEAELA
- a CDS encoding MarR family transcriptional regulator → MVLLEESSRIEEMLTAIKRIVSLIKQNFERDFKKMHVTQSQILVMRVLNQYGDMKMSDISRELDLSNSTVSGIIDRLVEKKIVKRKRSEEDRRIVMISLAEEYCKPVKKQLNAFALKMRRTLSTATEEDLDSIMQGLEKLERILEESQESEERGLS